A window of Punica granatum isolate Tunisia-2019 chromosome 8, ASM765513v2, whole genome shotgun sequence genomic DNA:
AATGCCTTACCAATACCATGCTGCCTATGATAATCAAACATCAGAGTTTCAGCCACACGCTTCCCCTCATCATAGCAACTCCTGACACCTGCAACATTGAAACATCCACACTAAGTAGAAAACTCGTAAAAACAGTAGTGAGGATTTCTGATCTTTCTGAAAAGAATTTCCACATACCAATCGGGTTCACATTTCCCCAGTAACTTTCCTCCTGAGGATGCACAAGGGGGTCCCCATAGACCTCCGAGGTTGAAGTGAGCAAAATCCTACCATGACATGTGTATTGTAAGCAGAATACCGGTCTAGCAACCAATGATTACATAGGAATGGTAGAGACGACTTCATACCTTGCTCCAACACGCTTGGCAAGCCCCAACATGTTCAGTGTACCAATCACATTGGTCTTGATTGTCTGCCCAAAAAATGTCGCATTATTAAGATATCAGATCCCAGTCCACAACATTGCTTTCCATCAAGGTGTTAAATAATAGGTTTCAGCTGCGAGATGgaaaacaaaatttcaatttcagccATGAGATGGCAAGCATAGTTTCGTACCTTTACTGGATTGTATTTGTAGAAGATTGGAGAAGCGGGGCAAGCAAGGTGATAAATCTGATCAACCTCGACCAGCAATGGTTCAGTCACATCTAGAAATGAACAACCACAACGAAATCAGGAACAACTCAGCTCACCCACTGAAAGGACTATTTTATGAATATGTATGAACGTTCATATTTTGACAATATTAAGCAGTAGAGGCACATGGCTGAGAGGTTCTTATGATAGTCAAAAACAAGAGATTCAACATGTCAAACAATGAATACAAAATAACATTGCACTAACCGTGACGAATGAGTTCAAATCTTGGATGGCCGATCCATTTTTTCAAGTTATCCTTGGAGCCAGTGAAATAGTTGTCTGCAACAATCACCTAAATGATAAAAAGCATCCTCGATTTTAGAATATCTACGAAGCATCACATTTGACAAAACTACATAGTACATATTTCCAACTTGGCAATCATCAGCTGAGGAAAGCACTCACCTCGTTCTTCTCGTTTTCCATCAACCTGTCCACCAAATGGGAACCAATGAATCCAGCTCCTCCAGTGACCAAAATCCTCATATTGGGCTGCGATCAAAGAACAAACTTTCAGATCAGATGATAAAGAAGGTGGTACCGCCACATGGACATGCAGAATACCAGACTTCATCATGAGGTCGAACTATCGGCGGAAAGAAAAACAAGAGCAAGAGATTGCATGCATGAGGCATAAAGAAGAGGAATTGGCCCCAACAGAAATACGTAGTAAGCAAAATTACCTGGAAGAATTTGGAGAAACGCAGAGGAGATGGGGTTGGAGGTGCTTTTGCAGCAGAGTGGTTGTCGCCGTTTGACACTTGCTTGGCCATTCTTCTCGACTAGAACTCTGCAACCAAAAGATATCTGATTAAGGTCAACCAAGCCCATCAAACACACGACTGACTGACCCACAAACAATGTACTTTCTACGGGGGGTAGAATCTCAAAATCAGCTTCAGACCCAATTCAGATCAAACAAAACAACACAATTCATGTTCGAACAGACCAACATTGAAATCCATCAAAGCAACGAGCTTTCAAGAGACAAATTCATCATCATCGGgggagaaaaagagaaagaagacCTTCTTCAACCAATTCAGAAGGGCACGACTCAGAAACTTCAGATCCCAGAATTTGTTCTCTCAGTCAATGCATGTAAGCTCAAAGGATGGACCTTTATATATGCACAAGCAATTCTGGGTCTTACAGAAGACTCACCGAACAGCACcaactagagagagagagagagagagagagagagacagggaGATGTAAACTAATCAAACCACACCAGAATCCTTCAAAATCAAGGAAGCTgaagacagagagagaaggggaggGAGAGTGTGATGAAAGCTTCAGGGCAACAAGAAGTCGAGCCCCACCCGACACCGAACAAAAACGCCAGATCTGAATCTCACTCTCCCGGCGACCGATTAATCAAATCAACAACAGGCaaccggaaaaaaataaaaaattaaaattaaaattaaaccAACAACAAAACGAagactttcttttcctttttccttataacaatttcataaatatattcaGAATGACAGCGAGACAGACTGacagagagaggaggaggaggaggaggaggaggaagaggaagcaaTGCTCGATCGATGAttcatctcatctcatctcatctcgTCTCATCTGAGGTTATTGCCTTACCTCGAAGAAGTGAAAAATCTTTGGTTTTGGAGGCCACGGAGAAGAATGGATGAATTAGGTTAGAATAATTTGCAGGGGGGTTAGTGCATGTATTTACATATGTAGAGGAGAGGTGAAGAGTGTTTgtattggattttttttggggaGCCACAATTGGATTAGAGTTTCTATTTTTGGCCAACAATTGGATAACAATTAATCGACATGTAAGcacgtttggtttcaaagtaattctacccataacaaaacaaaataattcatacaaagtcaatgATGGATctcatttatatcattttttttcaaaatcaaaatcaaaatcaaataatcCATATAAAGTCGAATGATGAGCcacatacataatcatttataccactcatttttaaaattaaaatctaattttaaaatattacttacAAACTAAACGCGCTATTACTCACTTactataaatacaaattgcatCAATCATTTCAAGTAACATCCGATAAAAATATCATTCGACCGTACGAGTTttaccataaaaaaaattcgtatATTAAGTCACTCGGTCTGTCAATACATCTGGATTCGATCTTATCCTTAATCGGACGCGCTTAAGCTTTTCTCGTGCAACATTAAAAGTAACCTAGCTTCGCTATACGAGTCATCCACGACAATTGGGCTGTGCTATAAAGTTTAGGGAAATTGtagcattttaatttaaagGACATTGGGACCACACTGAAAGTATGGAAGaagtttgaggaccaaaattCGAATTTTATCTTCCTTGAACAGCAACCCCGCAAGACCAGCGCTTCACCCCCCATTTTTATGGGGGCCACCTCATGCAGATCGTGACTGGTCGTGACTTCCATGGACTTTTTCTTAATCACAGCTaagatgcaatttttttttttgttttgatgATAAGGTGTTGCTTAATGTGAATTGCCTAATATTGGATGTGGAATATTTATCCTGCCCGACTCGATAAGTTTCGAGGTGTAATTTTGAGTGGATTGTGCTATGTATATACCGAGATTGTTTTTTTCCCATTAAAGTTATGATGCCAACCACACCGCCACCATACGACTAATATATATCGGGATACCGCTGTATTATTTGACGAGGTTCCGTAATTCCACAAAGTTTGTGTAATTATGATTCCAAAGTTAGACCCAACTGAGGACGGTACAGATAGAATATAACcgtttttttaaatataatatatataagtagaTAGAATAGAACTTTGCTATGTCAGCATGAACCATGAATCACTAatcagtttcttttttttcttttttaacccggaaaagaaaagaaaaagaaagcacCGTATAATTCGTACGGTAAGTCGGGGGGTAAGACGGCGTATCTACTAGTGGGGCTGGGAGAGGGAGCGACGGTGCAAGCGCGAGTCCACGGTAGTATGTTGTGGCGCGCTTATCTTCCACCTCCGATCCAACCAATCGTGTTTGACCATTTCCAAAAAAGTCCCATCATTCCACGGTGATGATTCTTTTcctacctttttcttttttggttaaaaaaaaaaaaaggaatttggTTCAATGGTTAGTCACACTCTCCCTAACTCCATCGTTTTACCAGCATGGCTACCCTACCAAAGCGCTAGTGGTGAGCAGGGGACATCTATCTTACTTGAAATCTCCCATATACGCTTAAATTTTAGAGCAACATGCAGAATTCTTGCATCGGGAGAACTGTGGTTGCAGAGGAGGTAACTCGGCCTCGCAATGTCAAGGTAACTTTCCCAAACTTTTACCACGTGTCTTTGGTGGTCGACGGTGATGATTAGTATGTCATCATTTTGGTATAtagatttaaaagaaaaagggcaaTTTTGCTAATGGCCTAATGTCGGCCCATAGAGCCCAATAACAAATGACGGCCCGGCCCACTCTCATCCGACAGGTGAACGCTGGAAACCACAGcacgtctctctctctctctctctctctctcgctcgcTCTCCAGTCTGCAGAGCGAAGTGGTCGTCGTCGTCTTCAGCTGAGATCTGTTCGCTCGAGTCCGAGATTTCAACCTGCTCAAGCAAAGGTAGATGCTTTCTCGCTCTCTGTCTGTGTTCGTGGAGTTTTTCATGTGAATTCGAACTCTCGGGTGGAGTATCGTAATCAGGAATGCGAACGTTTTGCGTCTTCTCGCCTCGTTGAGATCGTGCTGCTCTTTTGTTCCCATATTTCCGTGTCTGGTTATAACGGCTGTCTTGAATCAATTTCCTTTGTTCCTATGGAGAATCGAGTTCCTTGTGCAGCGCTTGTCACAATTATTCCCGCAGCTGAATTTCAACATT
This region includes:
- the LOC116189063 gene encoding UDP-glucuronic acid decarboxylase 5 encodes the protein MAKQVSNGDNHSAAKAPPTPSPLRFSKFFQPNMRILVTGGAGFIGSHLVDRLMENEKNEVIVADNYFTGSKDNLKKWIGHPRFELIRHDVTEPLLVEVDQIYHLACPASPIFYKYNPVKTIKTNVIGTLNMLGLAKRVGARILLTSTSEVYGDPLVHPQEESYWGNVNPIGVRSCYDEGKRVAETLMFDYHRQHGIEIRVARIFNTYGPRMNIDDGRVVSNFIAQAVRGEPLTVQAPGTQTRSFCYVSDMVDGLIRLMEGENTGPINLGNPGEFTMVELAETVKELINPNVEISMVENTPDDPRQRKPNITKAKELLGWEPKIKLRDGLPLMEEDFRSRLGKPTN